The window GCAGCGCCAGGGACACCGCCCCATCGGTCTTGTCGGTGGGGGAACAGGACTCATCGGCGACCCGTCCGGTAAAACTGAATTGCGCAAAGTGCTTACCCTGGAACAAATAGATGAAAATAAAGCAGGGATCAAAAAACAATTATCCAGATTTATCGAGTTTTCCGAAGACAAGGCTTTGCTGCTTGATAACGCTGCCTGGCTCACCAGTCTGGAATATATACCTTTCTTGAGGGATATAGGCAGGCATTTTTCCATCAATAAAATGATTAAAGCAGAGAGCGTTAAATCGAGAATGGAATCCGAAGATGGCCTGACCTTCATTGAGTTTAACTATATGTTACTCCAGGCGTACGATTTCATGGAACTCGCCAGAACCCATGATTGTCTGCTTCAGATGGGTGGAAGTGATCAGTGGGGTAATATTGTGGCAGGGATTGATCTTGTACGTCGAACCCTTGGAAAACAAGCCTTCGGAATAACTTTCCCATTGATAACCACGGCATCCGGCATAAAAATGGGCAAAACCCATAAAGGAGCTGTATGGCTTGACCCCGAACGGCTTTCCCCTTATGAGTATTATCAGTTCTGGGTCAATACCGATGATCAGGATGTGGCAAGATTTCTGAGGCTATTTACCTTCTTGCCCATGGAAGAGATTGCGGCAGTGGATAAACTCGAAGGGGTATCTTTAAATAAAGCAAAAAGCATTTTGGCATATGAGGCCACAAAGATTGCCCATGGGGAAGACGAAGCGCAGAAATCTCTTAAAGCTGCAGCTTCTA is drawn from uncultured Desulfobacter sp. and contains these coding sequences:
- the tyrS gene encoding tyrosine--tRNA ligase, giving the protein MSVLSVLKERGFIEATTHTQELEDYLKNNRATCYIGFDPTASSLHVGSLVCIMALAHMQRQGHRPIGLVGGGTGLIGDPSGKTELRKVLTLEQIDENKAGIKKQLSRFIEFSEDKALLLDNAAWLTSLEYIPFLRDIGRHFSINKMIKAESVKSRMESEDGLTFIEFNYMLLQAYDFMELARTHDCLLQMGGSDQWGNIVAGIDLVRRTLGKQAFGITFPLITTASGIKMGKTHKGAVWLDPERLSPYEYYQFWVNTDDQDVARFLRLFTFLPMEEIAAVDKLEGVSLNKAKSILAYEATKIAHGEDEAQKSLKAAASMFGSIEIPLELLPSASIPRGILSCGADESVPTSSFSREEVVDKMFVVDLFCNTDLCKSKSDARRLIKQGGAYINGERLESFEQIVTEKDAKEGEILLRAGKKKYHKIILK